A stretch of the Streptomyces sp. NBC_01428 genome encodes the following:
- a CDS encoding ABC transporter transmembrane domain-containing protein, which yields MGTTDAVTTDLPDRSTVRSLLRLWPYVRPVRTRLFVAAFVAVVASCLALLFPLVLKWMVDGPISGRDPAGVWLGALWLLLLGIAEAVLFGLRRWLVARPLAGVEASMRADLYRHLQRLPVAFHDRWASGQLLSRGTTDLMLVRMFLAFPLTFLLVNSVTILAGVSIMLVQQWTLGLVLLAPAIPVMIVCWLFERRYSEVARKAQDQVGDLTTVVEESVLGIRIIKGFGRHRSQARAFRDLSGTLRGTELAKARLLASIWAVIVTLPELAIGAALVLGTVQVADGDLSAGTLVAFLSTALALRWPVDSIGFLLAMSQEAATATERYFEVMDAEPESSLTPAPSARTAAVGTAGGPSPSTERAGRPSVSAEPDQGPAHAPEPAPAAGGRDTSAPAKAPATAPTPTPAVAVATQDVPVPVGTPVISPAPESGSAPGPAPADVRVGRGGVPGPAHAPVTVPVAGGGAEPAHGSGTPLAEGGLRFEGVAFRYPDAAADAPPVLARVDLHIRSGESMALVGSTGSGKTTLTALVPRLHEVTSGRITLDGRDVTGMPREELRELVAVAFEEPTLFSATVGENVLMGAADTAGQDELDRALAVAQADFAHSLPEGTATQVGEQGLSLSGGQRQRLALARAVVGRPRFLVLDDPLSALDVHTEAAVEAALRRVLAETTALIVAHRPSTVLLADRVALLSGGRITAVGTHHELLRTNAEYAHLMSGAEEDDR from the coding sequence ATGGGAACCACAGATGCAGTCACCACGGACCTGCCCGACCGATCGACCGTGCGCAGCCTGCTGCGCCTGTGGCCGTATGTGCGGCCGGTGCGGACCCGGCTGTTCGTCGCGGCGTTCGTCGCGGTGGTGGCGTCCTGTCTCGCGCTCCTGTTCCCGCTGGTCCTGAAGTGGATGGTGGACGGCCCGATCTCCGGCCGTGACCCCGCCGGCGTCTGGCTCGGGGCGTTGTGGCTGCTGCTCCTCGGCATCGCCGAGGCCGTCCTGTTCGGGCTGCGGCGGTGGCTGGTGGCCCGGCCGCTGGCGGGCGTCGAGGCGTCGATGCGGGCCGATCTGTACCGGCACCTGCAGCGGCTCCCGGTCGCCTTCCACGACCGCTGGGCGTCGGGCCAGCTGCTGTCCCGGGGGACCACGGACCTGATGCTGGTCCGCATGTTCCTGGCGTTCCCGCTGACGTTCCTGCTGGTGAACTCGGTGACGATCCTCGCGGGCGTCTCGATCATGCTGGTCCAGCAATGGACCCTGGGGCTCGTGCTGCTGGCCCCGGCGATCCCGGTGATGATCGTCTGCTGGCTCTTCGAGCGGCGCTACTCGGAGGTGGCGCGGAAGGCGCAGGACCAGGTCGGTGACCTCACGACGGTGGTCGAGGAGAGCGTGCTCGGCATCCGGATCATCAAGGGGTTCGGGCGGCACCGGAGCCAGGCCCGCGCGTTCCGCGACCTGTCCGGGACACTGCGGGGCACGGAACTGGCCAAGGCCCGGCTGCTCGCGTCGATCTGGGCCGTGATCGTCACCCTGCCGGAGCTGGCCATCGGCGCCGCCCTGGTGCTCGGCACGGTCCAGGTCGCCGACGGCGACCTGTCCGCCGGAACGCTGGTCGCCTTCCTGTCCACCGCGCTCGCGCTCCGCTGGCCCGTCGACTCCATCGGTTTCCTCCTCGCGATGAGCCAGGAGGCGGCGACGGCGACCGAGCGCTACTTCGAGGTGATGGACGCGGAACCGGAGTCGTCGCTCACGCCCGCGCCGAGCGCGCGAACAGCCGCCGTCGGGACCGCGGGAGGCCCCTCCCCCTCCACGGAACGGGCGGGAAGGCCCTCCGTCTCCGCCGAGCCGGACCAGGGCCCGGCACACGCGCCGGAGCCGGCTCCCGCCGCCGGCGGGCGGGACACCTCGGCCCCCGCCAAGGCACCGGCCACCGCACCCACACCCACACCCGCCGTCGCCGTCGCGACACAGGACGTCCCCGTCCCGGTCGGCACGCCGGTCATCTCGCCCGCGCCGGAATCGGGTTCAGCACCTGGCCCGGCACCGGCGGACGTCCGCGTCGGGCGCGGAGGGGTCCCCGGACCCGCGCACGCACCGGTCACCGTGCCGGTGGCGGGCGGCGGCGCGGAACCGGCGCACGGTTCCGGGACCCCGCTCGCAGAGGGCGGGCTCCGGTTCGAGGGGGTCGCGTTCCGGTATCCGGACGCCGCCGCGGACGCCCCGCCGGTCCTCGCCCGCGTCGACCTGCACATCCGGTCCGGCGAGAGCATGGCTCTGGTGGGATCGACCGGGTCGGGCAAGACGACGCTCACCGCGCTCGTCCCCCGGTTGCACGAGGTGACCTCGGGACGGATCACCCTGGACGGCCGGGACGTCACCGGCATGCCCCGCGAGGAGCTGCGCGAACTCGTCGCCGTCGCCTTCGAGGAGCCCACCCTCTTCTCGGCCACCGTCGGCGAGAACGTGCTCATGGGGGCCGCGGACACCGCCGGCCAGGACGAGCTGGACCGCGCCCTCGCCGTCGCGCAGGCCGACTTCGCGCACTCGCTGCCCGAGGGCACCGCGACACAGGTCGGGGAGCAGGGGCTCAGCCTCTCCGGCGGCCAGCGCCAGCGCCTCGCACTGGCGCGGGCGGTGGTCGGAAGACCCCGCTTCCTGGTCCTCGACGACCCGCTGTCGGCCCTGGACGTGCACACGGAGGCGGCTGTCGAGGCGGCCCTGCGCCGGGTGCTGGCGGAGACGACCGCGCTGATCGTGGCGCACCGCCCGTCCACGGTCCTGCTGGCCGACCGCGTCGCGCTGCTCTCCGGCGGCCGGATCACCGCGGTCGGCACCCATCACGAACTGCTGCGCACGAACGCCGAGTACGCCCACCTGATGTCGGGCGCAGAGGAGGACGACCGATGA
- a CDS encoding ABC transporter ATP-binding protein, whose translation MTAAPTTTAPDREPDGAPDEAPDDGPLAVRTGRRTEPHQDPFDRDTLPTPPGATAALLRSLLVPLRTRVVVTTVLLLLQQAAVQAGPLLVAYAIDRAVPAFRHDDHGPLIAVGVAYLLCSALSGGLQWAFIIASARVNQDVLLDLRGRIFRHAQALSVDFHERYTSGRLISRSTTDVESLRELLSEGLQELVTVILSFVYISAMLLWLDAGLGAVAVASFVPLYLLIRRYQRRAGRIFAVRSTTIASVIVKFAETMNGIRPVRAFRREAANDDAFRVLNERHEKTNGDALLEMARYVVGSRLVANTAVAGIVLWGAYRVASGSLALGVLAAAVLYLRRLYDPIDRLGMFLNSYQSAAASLEKIAGLLAQTPSVPEPSVPRPLPALASEHPGREVAFDEVRFAYRTGGEVLPTFSLALPAGQTVAVVGSTGAGKSTLAKLLARFYDPTEGRVLLDGVDLRELSVPELRRGVVMVTQEAFLFSGTVAENIAIGRPEASREEIEQAAKAIGAHEFISELPDGYDTDVRKRGGRISAGQRQLVAFARALLADPAVLILDEATSSLDVPGERAVQRAMSTVLRGRTAVVVAHRLSTVEIADRVLVMEHGRIVEDGSPAELVAGTGRFADLHRAWRDSLV comes from the coding sequence ATGACCGCGGCGCCCACGACCACCGCTCCGGACCGGGAACCGGACGGAGCGCCGGACGAGGCACCGGACGACGGACCGCTCGCGGTACGGACGGGCCGGCGGACCGAGCCGCACCAGGACCCGTTCGACCGCGACACGCTGCCCACTCCCCCGGGTGCGACGGCGGCGCTGCTGCGGTCGCTGCTCGTGCCGCTGCGGACCCGGGTGGTCGTGACGACGGTCCTGCTGCTGCTCCAGCAGGCGGCTGTGCAGGCCGGGCCGCTGCTCGTCGCGTACGCCATCGACCGCGCCGTCCCGGCGTTCCGGCACGACGACCACGGGCCGCTGATCGCCGTCGGCGTCGCCTACCTGCTGTGTTCGGCGCTCTCCGGCGGACTCCAGTGGGCGTTCATCATCGCCTCGGCCCGGGTCAACCAGGACGTGCTGCTCGATCTGCGCGGCCGGATCTTCCGGCACGCCCAGGCGCTCAGCGTCGACTTCCACGAGCGCTACACCTCGGGCCGGCTGATCTCGCGCTCCACGACGGACGTCGAGTCGCTGCGCGAACTGCTGAGCGAGGGGCTCCAGGAACTCGTCACGGTCATCCTGTCGTTCGTCTACATCTCGGCGATGCTGCTCTGGCTGGACGCGGGCCTCGGGGCGGTCGCGGTGGCCTCCTTCGTCCCGCTGTACCTGCTCATCCGCCGCTACCAGCGGCGGGCGGGCAGGATCTTCGCCGTCCGGTCGACCACGATCGCCTCGGTGATCGTGAAGTTCGCGGAGACGATGAACGGCATCCGGCCGGTCCGCGCGTTCCGGCGCGAGGCGGCCAACGACGACGCTTTCCGGGTGCTCAACGAACGGCACGAGAAGACGAACGGCGACGCCCTGCTGGAGATGGCCCGCTATGTCGTCGGCTCCCGTCTCGTCGCCAACACGGCGGTCGCGGGCATCGTGCTGTGGGGCGCGTACCGGGTGGCGTCGGGTTCGCTGGCGCTCGGCGTGCTCGCCGCGGCGGTCCTCTATCTGCGCCGGCTGTACGACCCCATCGACCGCCTCGGCATGTTCCTGAACTCCTACCAGTCGGCGGCGGCCTCGCTGGAGAAGATCGCCGGTCTGCTGGCCCAGACGCCGTCGGTGCCGGAGCCGTCCGTGCCGCGCCCGCTGCCCGCGCTCGCCTCCGAACACCCGGGCCGCGAGGTCGCCTTCGACGAGGTCCGCTTCGCGTACCGCACGGGTGGCGAGGTCCTGCCGACGTTCTCGCTGGCACTCCCGGCGGGGCAGACCGTGGCCGTGGTCGGTTCGACCGGCGCGGGCAAGTCGACGCTGGCGAAGCTGCTGGCCCGGTTCTACGACCCGACCGAGGGGCGGGTCCTGCTCGACGGTGTCGACCTGCGCGAGCTGTCGGTGCCCGAGCTGCGGCGCGGGGTGGTGATGGTGACGCAGGAGGCCTTCCTCTTCTCCGGCACGGTCGCCGAGAACATCGCGATCGGGCGCCCCGAGGCGTCCCGCGAGGAGATCGAGCAGGCCGCGAAGGCCATCGGGGCGCACGAGTTCATCAGCGAGCTGCCCGACGGCTACGACACGGACGTCCGCAAGCGGGGCGGCCGGATCTCGGCCGGGCAGCGTCAACTGGTCGCCTTCGCGCGGGCGTTGCTCGCCGACCCGGCAGTGCTGATCCTCGACGAGGCGACCAGTTCGCTGGACGTGCCGGGTGAACGGGCGGTGCAGCGCGCCATGTCGACGGTGCTGCGGGGCCGTACGGCCGTGGTCGTCGCGCACCGGCTGTCGACCGTGGAGATCGCCGACCGGGTGCTGGTGATGGAGCACGGGCGGATCGTCGAGGACGGCTCGCCCGCCGAACTCGTCGCGGGCACCGGGCGGTTCGCCGATCTGCACCGGGCGTGGCGCGACAGTCTCGTATGA
- a CDS encoding ABC transporter ATP-binding protein yields the protein MIDAYADPGTPERRGGWRYLWWLVVRQAGRSATGAVIATVWMGLLALTPYLLSRAIDDGLEPGDGTALAGWTAAVLGAGVFNAWLGVVRHRTMTKVRMDGNFRTVKVVVEHAVRLGAALPRQVGAGEVVTIGVGDVQTISMSLTVVGPGVASVVTYGVVAALLLSVSVTLSVAILLGVPLIALLVGPLMGRLQGTETDYRERQAVLTARIGDLAGGLRVLNGLGGKALFADAFRRDSRHLRDQGYRVGAVTSWIQALGLGLPSLFLAVVTWLAARLAAQGAISIGELVSVYGYVAVLVLPVYFFIEAGYQLSRGVVAARRVVRFLSLEPDRAPADALDAPVSPAVLHDPASGVRVVPGRLTVLVGARSAESEAVLDRLGRYAPSDVTWGGVRLDEVALDQVRERILVADNEADLFAGTLRELVGGRRDRAEDVIARAVRAASADDIVLGLPEGLGSAVDAGGRSLSGGQRQRVRLVRALLADPEVLLAAEPTSALDAHTEAAVARRLRAERSDRTTVVTSTSPLVLDRADTVCFLVDGKVAATGTHRELLGAEPGYRALVARDLAADDGSQAAGDRADAVRADGAAGRVPGVRERGATPAGTACGGAGETEGVVR from the coding sequence ATGATCGACGCGTACGCGGATCCGGGGACACCGGAACGGCGGGGCGGCTGGCGGTACCTGTGGTGGCTGGTCGTCCGCCAGGCGGGCCGCTCGGCCACCGGGGCGGTGATCGCGACGGTGTGGATGGGGCTCCTGGCCCTGACGCCGTATCTGCTGTCGCGGGCGATCGACGACGGTCTGGAGCCGGGTGACGGGACGGCGCTGGCCGGCTGGACGGCGGCGGTGCTGGGCGCCGGGGTGTTCAACGCGTGGCTGGGTGTCGTCCGGCACCGCACGATGACCAAGGTCCGGATGGACGGCAACTTCCGGACGGTCAAGGTGGTGGTGGAGCACGCGGTCCGGCTGGGGGCGGCGCTGCCGCGGCAGGTCGGGGCCGGTGAGGTCGTGACGATCGGCGTGGGTGACGTGCAGACGATCAGCATGTCGCTGACCGTCGTCGGGCCCGGGGTCGCCTCGGTCGTGACGTACGGGGTGGTGGCCGCGCTGCTGCTGTCCGTGTCGGTGACGCTGTCGGTGGCGATCCTGCTCGGGGTGCCGCTGATCGCGCTGCTCGTCGGGCCGCTGATGGGCCGCCTCCAGGGCACCGAGACGGACTACCGGGAGCGGCAGGCCGTGCTGACGGCGCGGATCGGCGATCTGGCGGGCGGTCTGCGCGTCCTCAACGGGCTGGGCGGGAAGGCGCTGTTCGCGGACGCGTTCCGTCGCGACTCGCGGCACCTGCGCGACCAGGGCTACCGCGTCGGCGCGGTGACGAGCTGGATCCAGGCTCTCGGTCTCGGGCTGCCGTCCCTGTTCCTGGCCGTGGTGACCTGGCTCGCGGCCCGGCTCGCCGCGCAGGGCGCCATCAGCATCGGTGAACTGGTGTCGGTGTACGGCTATGTCGCGGTGCTGGTCCTGCCGGTGTACTTCTTCATCGAGGCCGGCTACCAGCTCTCCCGGGGCGTGGTCGCCGCGCGGCGGGTCGTACGGTTCCTGTCCCTGGAGCCCGACCGCGCTCCCGCGGACGCGCTGGACGCCCCGGTGTCCCCGGCCGTGCTGCACGATCCCGCGTCCGGGGTGCGCGTCGTGCCGGGACGGCTGACGGTCCTGGTGGGGGCGCGGTCCGCGGAGTCGGAGGCCGTGCTGGACCGGCTCGGCCGGTACGCGCCGTCGGACGTCACCTGGGGCGGTGTCCGGCTGGACGAGGTCGCGCTGGATCAGGTGCGGGAGCGGATCCTGGTGGCGGACAACGAGGCCGACCTGTTCGCGGGCACGCTGCGCGAACTGGTCGGCGGGCGCCGGGACCGCGCCGAGGACGTGATCGCGCGGGCGGTGCGCGCGGCCTCCGCCGACGACATCGTCCTCGGGCTGCCGGAGGGGCTCGGCTCGGCCGTCGACGCGGGCGGCCGCAGCCTGTCCGGCGGCCAGCGGCAGCGGGTGAGGCTGGTGCGGGCCCTGCTCGCCGATCCGGAGGTGCTGCTCGCCGCGGAACCGACCTCGGCGCTCGACGCGCACACGGAGGCGGCCGTCGCGCGACGCCTGCGGGCCGAACGGTCCGACCGCACCACGGTGGTGACCAGTACCTCGCCGCTCGTGCTGGACCGCGCGGACACCGTCTGTTTCCTGGTGGACGGCAAGGTGGCGGCCACCGGGACCCATCGCGAACTCCTCGGCGCGGAGCCGGGATACCGGGCGCTGGTGGCCCGCGACCTGGCGGCGGACGACGGATCGCAAGCGGCCGGGGACCGGGCCGACGCCGTGCGGGCGGACGGGGCCGCGGGACGGGTCCCCGGCGTGAGGGAGCGGGGCGCGACGCCGGCCGGCACCGCATGCGGGGGCGCCGGAGAGACCGAGGGAGTCGTTCGATGA
- a CDS encoding ABC transporter ATP-binding protein — MSTHLPVAGRADVRRATVRLIREDGRVFAAVLALNALAAVTGLVGPWLLGRIIDDVRRGGGVEVVDGPALVILVASLAQVLLARWARLAGYRFGERTLARVREEFVERTLTLPASVVERAGTGDLTARGTADVTLVGNTLRDAIPQLLISGAQALFILVAVFAIDPLLGGCAVLGLAGIWAALRWYLRRARTAYLAEGAATSQIAEILAATASGARTVEAFGLGERRIRAGRDALEESRRSRMRTLFLRSVFFPAVEVSYVLPVVAVLLVGGALHARGVLSLGTVVAATLYLRQLVEPLDTMLNQVEQLQSSSASFARVEGLAGAPRAVRSGAPAPADDRIDVAGVRYAYDRGGEVLRGVDLTVRPGERLAVVGPSGAGKSTLSRLLAGVDAPGSGTVTVGGVPVVALDPEQLRRQVVLVTQEHHVFLGTVRDNLLIAEPAAGEAALWAALTAVGAEDWAGELPDGLDTELGPEAVPVDGSRAQQLALARVVLADPHTLILDEATALLDPATARHTERALAAVLEGRTVIAIAHRLHTAHDADRVAVMEDGRPTELGTHDELVAAEGAYAALWHSWHGDGRDAAGH, encoded by the coding sequence ATGAGCACCCACCTGCCCGTCGCGGGACGGGCCGACGTGCGGCGGGCCACGGTCCGGCTGATCCGCGAGGACGGCAGGGTCTTCGCGGCGGTCCTCGCGCTGAACGCGCTGGCCGCCGTGACCGGCCTGGTGGGGCCCTGGCTGCTCGGCCGGATCATCGACGACGTGCGGCGCGGCGGCGGGGTGGAGGTGGTGGACGGTCCGGCGCTCGTGATCCTCGTGGCCTCGCTCGCCCAGGTGCTGCTGGCACGCTGGGCCCGCCTGGCCGGGTACCGGTTCGGGGAGCGGACGCTCGCGCGGGTGCGGGAGGAGTTCGTGGAGCGGACGCTGACCCTGCCCGCCTCGGTCGTCGAGCGGGCCGGCACCGGGGATCTGACGGCGCGCGGCACCGCCGACGTGACCCTGGTCGGAAACACGCTGCGCGACGCGATCCCCCAGCTGCTGATCTCCGGCGCGCAGGCGCTGTTCATCCTGGTCGCCGTGTTCGCCATCGACCCGCTGCTCGGCGGCTGCGCGGTGCTGGGGCTCGCCGGCATCTGGGCGGCGCTGCGCTGGTATCTGCGCCGGGCGCGCACCGCCTACCTCGCCGAGGGTGCGGCCACCTCGCAGATCGCGGAGATCCTCGCGGCCACGGCGTCGGGTGCGCGCACGGTGGAGGCGTTCGGGCTCGGGGAGCGCCGGATCCGGGCGGGCCGGGACGCGCTGGAGGAGTCGCGCCGCAGCCGGATGCGGACGCTGTTCCTGCGCAGCGTGTTCTTCCCGGCGGTGGAGGTCTCGTACGTCCTGCCGGTGGTCGCCGTGCTGCTGGTGGGCGGCGCGCTGCACGCGCGGGGCGTCCTGAGCCTCGGGACGGTGGTCGCGGCGACGCTGTATCTGCGCCAACTCGTCGAGCCGCTCGACACGATGCTCAACCAGGTCGAGCAACTGCAGAGCAGCAGTGCCTCGTTCGCCCGGGTGGAGGGGCTCGCCGGTGCTCCGCGGGCGGTGCGGTCGGGTGCGCCGGCTCCGGCGGACGACCGGATCGACGTCGCCGGTGTGCGGTACGCGTACGACCGCGGGGGCGAGGTGCTGCGCGGGGTGGACCTGACGGTGCGGCCCGGGGAACGGCTGGCGGTGGTGGGTCCCTCGGGTGCGGGGAAGTCCACGCTGAGCCGGCTGCTGGCGGGTGTGGACGCGCCGGGCAGCGGGACGGTGACGGTCGGCGGGGTGCCGGTCGTCGCTCTCGACCCGGAGCAGTTGCGCCGGCAGGTCGTCCTGGTCACCCAGGAGCACCACGTGTTCCTGGGCACGGTCCGGGACAACCTGCTGATCGCCGAACCGGCGGCCGGGGAGGCCGCGTTGTGGGCGGCGCTCACCGCGGTCGGCGCCGAGGACTGGGCCGGGGAGCTGCCGGACGGGCTGGACACGGAGCTGGGTCCCGAGGCGGTCCCGGTGGACGGTTCGCGCGCGCAGCAACTGGCGCTGGCCCGCGTGGTCCTCGCCGATCCGCACACCCTGATCCTCGACGAGGCGACGGCGCTGCTCGACCCGGCGACCGCGCGGCACACGGAGCGTGCGCTGGCCGCCGTGCTGGAGGGCAGGACCGTGATCGCCATCGCGCACCGGCTGCACACCGCGCACGACGCCGACCGGGTGGCGGTGATGGAGGACGGGCGGCCGACCGAGCTGGGCACGCACGACGAACTGGTGGCGGCCGAGGGGGCGTACGCGGCGCTGTGGCACTCGTGGCACGGGGACGGGCGGGACGCCGCCGGTCACTGA
- a CDS encoding M4 family metallopeptidase has protein sequence MSSSSSHRRTSHTTKRRVAGVALVGVTALLAAAVQSGAANAAPEQAPRTGKINPGAVAMKLTASQRAELIRDANTAKAATAKDLGLGADESLVARDVIKDHDGTVHTRYERTYEGLPVLGGDLVVDTAKSGKTGHVYRATKASLKVSTLKPAIAAATAEKQALSAARAAGSKSTDADRAPRKVIWAASGKPTLAYETVVGGLQDDGTPNELHVITDAATGKKLYEWQGIKTGIGNTQYSGQVSLTTTQSGSNYTLTDGARGGHKTYNLNHGTSGTGTLFSQTSDTWGNGTTSNAATAGADAHYGAAETWDFYKNTFGRSGIKNNGVGAYSRAHYGNSYVNAFWDDSCFCMTYGDGSGNADPLTALDVAGHEMSHGVTSNTAGLNYSGESGGLNEATSDIFGTGVEFYANNSTDVGDYLIGEKIDINGDGTPLRYMDKPSKDGGSKDSWYSGVGNVDVHYSSGVANHFFYLLSEGSGAKVINGVSYNSPTSDGLPVTGIGRDKALQIWYRALTTKFTSTTNYAAARTGTLAAAGELYGTTSAEYTAVANAWAAVNVGTRPGGGGGGGTSFENTADVSIPDNGAAVTSSVTVSGRTGNAPSNLAVAVDIVHTWRGDLVIDLVAPDGSTYRLKNFSSSDSADNVNTTYTVNASSEVANGTWKLKVQDQAAQDTGYINSWKLTFP, from the coding sequence TTGAGTAGCAGCTCCTCCCACAGACGCACCTCCCACACCACCAAGCGCCGCGTCGCCGGTGTCGCCCTCGTCGGCGTCACCGCCCTGCTGGCCGCGGCCGTCCAGTCGGGCGCCGCGAACGCCGCCCCCGAGCAGGCACCTCGGACCGGCAAGATCAATCCTGGTGCCGTCGCCATGAAGCTCACCGCCTCGCAGCGCGCCGAGCTGATACGCGACGCCAACACCGCCAAGGCCGCCACCGCCAAGGACCTGGGACTCGGCGCCGACGAGAGCCTCGTCGCCCGCGACGTCATCAAGGACCACGACGGCACCGTCCACACCCGCTACGAGCGGACGTACGAAGGGCTGCCGGTCCTCGGCGGAGACCTGGTCGTCGACACGGCCAAGTCCGGGAAGACCGGGCACGTCTACCGGGCGACGAAGGCCTCCCTCAAGGTCTCCACGCTCAAGCCCGCGATCGCCGCCGCGACGGCCGAGAAGCAGGCGCTGTCCGCCGCCCGGGCCGCCGGCTCCAAGAGCACGGACGCCGACCGCGCGCCCCGCAAGGTGATCTGGGCGGCGAGCGGCAAGCCGACCCTCGCCTACGAGACGGTCGTCGGCGGCCTCCAGGACGACGGCACCCCGAACGAGCTGCACGTCATCACCGACGCGGCCACCGGCAAGAAGCTCTACGAGTGGCAGGGCATCAAGACCGGTATCGGCAACACCCAGTACAGCGGTCAGGTGAGCCTGACGACCACGCAGTCGGGCTCCAACTACACGCTGACCGACGGCGCGCGCGGCGGCCACAAGACGTACAACCTGAACCACGGGACGTCGGGCACCGGCACGCTGTTCTCCCAGACGAGCGACACCTGGGGCAACGGCACCACCTCGAACGCCGCGACGGCCGGCGCCGACGCGCACTACGGCGCCGCCGAGACGTGGGACTTCTACAAGAACACGTTCGGCCGCAGCGGCATCAAGAACAACGGGGTGGGCGCCTACTCCCGGGCCCACTACGGCAACTCGTACGTGAACGCGTTCTGGGACGACAGCTGCTTCTGCATGACCTACGGCGACGGCTCCGGCAACGCCGACCCGCTCACCGCGCTGGACGTCGCGGGCCACGAGATGAGCCACGGTGTCACCTCCAACACCGCGGGCCTCAACTACTCCGGCGAGTCCGGCGGCCTGAACGAGGCGACCTCCGACATCTTCGGCACCGGCGTCGAGTTCTACGCGAACAACTCGACCGATGTGGGCGACTACCTCATCGGCGAGAAGATCGACATCAACGGCGACGGCACGCCGCTGCGCTACATGGACAAGCCCAGCAAGGACGGCGGCTCCAAGGACTCCTGGTACTCGGGAGTCGGCAACGTCGACGTGCACTACTCGTCGGGTGTCGCCAACCACTTCTTCTACCTGCTGAGCGAGGGCAGCGGCGCCAAGGTCATCAACGGCGTCAGCTACAACTCGCCGACGTCCGACGGGCTTCCGGTCACCGGCATCGGCCGGGACAAGGCGCTGCAGATCTGGTACCGCGCGCTCACCACCAAGTTCACCTCGACCACCAACTACGCGGCGGCCCGCACCGGCACGCTCGCGGCGGCGGGTGAGCTGTACGGCACGACCAGCGCCGAGTACACGGCGGTGGCGAACGCCTGGGCGGCCGTGAACGTCGGGACGCGTCCCGGCGGTGGCGGCGGTGGCGGTACGTCGTTCGAGAACACGGCCGACGTATCGATTCCGGACAACGGCGCGGCGGTCACGTCGTCCGTCACGGTCAGCGGCCGGACCGGCAACGCCCCGTCGAACCTCGCGGTCGCGGTCGACATCGTGCACACCTGGCGCGGTGACCTGGTGATCGATCTGGTCGCCCCGGACGGCTCCACGTACCGTCTGAAGAACTTCAGTTCGTCCGACTCGGCGGACAACGTGAACACGACCTACACGGTCAACGCGTCCTCCGAAGTCGCCAACGGGACCTGGAAGTTGAAGGTCCAGGACCAGGCGGCCCAGGACACCGGCTACATCAACAGCTGGAAGCTGACCTTCCCGTAG